In Rhodococcus sp. OK302, one genomic interval encodes:
- a CDS encoding nucleoside deaminase, with protein sequence MAKTEMLDPEQMLEIAIAQAELGKREGGIPIGAALFASDGTLLGSGRNRRVQHDDPSVHGETDAFRAAGRQRDYRSTTMVTTLSPCWYCSGLVRQFNIGSLIVGESVTFTGGHEWLRENNVSVTVLADRRCIELMAEFIEAQPDLWNEDIGTAP encoded by the coding sequence ATGGCGAAGACGGAGATGCTTGATCCCGAGCAGATGCTGGAGATCGCGATTGCCCAGGCAGAGTTGGGGAAACGTGAAGGCGGAATTCCGATCGGCGCGGCGCTCTTCGCCTCCGACGGGACCCTCCTCGGTAGCGGCCGTAATCGCCGCGTTCAACACGATGATCCTTCGGTGCACGGTGAGACCGATGCATTCCGGGCCGCGGGACGTCAACGTGATTATCGGTCGACCACCATGGTGACGACGCTCTCACCTTGTTGGTACTGCAGTGGGTTGGTGCGTCAGTTCAATATCGGTTCGCTGATCGTCGGGGAGAGCGTGACGTTTACCGGTGGGCATGAGTGGCTTCGCGAAAACAATGTGTCGGTCACGGTTCTCGCCGATCGGCGCTGCATCGAGCTGATGGCCGAATTTATCGAGGCCCAGCCAGATCTGTGGAACGAAGATATCGGCACCGCACCCTGA
- a CDS encoding 3'-5' exonuclease — translation MSSWSDRPICAFDLETTGRDPSTARIVSACVAVVDGSQVETRTWLLDPGVDIPAGAIAIHGITTEYAAEHGQNYAEGYEEIREALHNSWARDHAVVAFNASYDLTVMHAEGLRIGKPALVPGLVIDPYVIDRAMDKFRKGKRSLAAVCEFYGIALESAHEAEADAMAAAHLAHALAVRFPELAELDLMVDQADWHGERQRDFAQYLIDQGKDASDVDDQWPIRTIA, via the coding sequence ATGAGTAGCTGGTCAGATCGCCCGATCTGCGCGTTCGACCTCGAGACCACCGGGCGCGATCCCTCCACCGCCCGGATCGTCAGCGCGTGCGTTGCTGTCGTGGACGGATCTCAGGTCGAAACACGCACCTGGCTACTCGATCCCGGCGTCGACATACCGGCCGGCGCAATCGCGATCCACGGAATTACCACCGAGTATGCGGCCGAGCACGGGCAGAATTACGCCGAGGGCTACGAAGAAATTCGTGAAGCGCTCCACAATTCGTGGGCCCGCGACCACGCCGTCGTCGCGTTCAATGCGTCCTACGACCTCACGGTCATGCACGCGGAGGGTCTTCGAATCGGTAAGCCCGCTCTAGTTCCCGGCCTGGTCATCGATCCGTACGTCATCGATCGTGCGATGGATAAATTCCGCAAGGGGAAACGCAGCTTGGCCGCAGTATGCGAGTTCTACGGAATTGCGCTCGAATCCGCACATGAGGCGGAGGCCGACGCAATGGCCGCAGCTCACCTCGCGCACGCACTGGCGGTTCGTTTTCCCGAGCTCGCCGAGCTGGATCTCATGGTGGATCAAGCGGATTGGCACGGCGAACGCCAGCGCGATTTTGCGCAGTACCTGATCGATCAGGGCAAGGATGCGTCAGACGTCGACGACCAGTGGCCTATTCGCACCATCGCATGA
- a CDS encoding Zn-ribbon domain-containing OB-fold protein, translating to MSIEKPFPEPTPVSAPFWDALRENKIRIQYSPSSEAFVFYPRVLAPRTLADDLEWREISGMGTLYTYTVADRPTAPPWSDSLPQFLAVVQWDEGPRFSTELVDVGDVELSVGMRVEPVFCDYPERDITLLRYRPVAAA from the coding sequence ATGTCGATCGAAAAGCCGTTTCCGGAACCGACCCCCGTTTCTGCTCCATTCTGGGATGCATTGCGAGAGAACAAGATCAGAATCCAATATTCGCCGTCTTCGGAAGCATTTGTGTTCTACCCGCGTGTTTTGGCCCCTCGCACGCTGGCTGACGACCTCGAATGGCGCGAAATCAGTGGGATGGGCACGCTGTATACCTACACGGTTGCAGACCGCCCGACGGCGCCGCCGTGGTCGGATTCGTTGCCGCAATTCCTGGCGGTTGTGCAGTGGGACGAGGGGCCACGGTTCAGTACCGAATTGGTGGATGTCGGTGATGTGGAACTGAGCGTAGGTATGCGCGTGGAACCCGTATTCTGCGACTATCCGGAGCGGGACATCACGCTGCTTCGATATCGGCCGGTTGCGGCGGCGTGA
- a CDS encoding MaoC/PaaZ C-terminal domain-containing protein, producing MSPQVYFDDVQTGDSIPVLHVSVNQLQMFLFSAATYNGHRIHYDRSWAVDVEGYPDVVVQGPLQAALLARVVTDWIGGAGSLVNFSASNRAVAFPEEPLEFTGIVTGKRDENGRTLVDLELAGVRDGTILMPGTATVSLPRRPEFPSNGVS from the coding sequence ATGTCACCGCAGGTGTATTTCGACGACGTACAGACCGGCGATTCGATCCCGGTCCTCCATGTGAGCGTCAACCAATTACAGATGTTCCTTTTCAGTGCAGCGACTTACAACGGGCACCGAATCCACTACGACCGTAGCTGGGCCGTAGATGTCGAGGGGTATCCGGACGTTGTGGTGCAGGGTCCGCTCCAAGCAGCGCTGCTTGCCCGGGTCGTCACAGATTGGATCGGTGGCGCTGGGTCGTTGGTGAACTTCTCGGCATCCAATCGGGCCGTTGCTTTCCCGGAGGAACCGTTGGAGTTCACGGGCATCGTGACGGGCAAGCGGGACGAGAACGGAAGGACGCTGGTCGATCTGGAGCTCGCCGGTGTACGTGACGGCACGATCCTGATGCCGGGAACGGCGACCGTGTCTTTGCCTCGTCGACCCGAATTTCCATCGAATGGAGTCTCCTGA
- a CDS encoding SDR family NAD(P)-dependent oxidoreductase has protein sequence MSLDFSGKVAIITGAGGGLGRAHALALASRGARVVVNDMGGSVNGSGSGGADTAAAKVVAEIIEQGGEAIADHCDITNADAVAAMVAAAIEKWGRVDILINNAGILRDKSFIKAELDDFRKVIDVHLMGSVICSKAVWPHMVEQNYGRILMTTSASGIYGNFGQANYGAAKSGVVGLMNVLSIEGERKGIRVNSLAPTAATRMTEDLLDEATLALLAPESISPGALFMVSDDAPTKTILSAGAGVFAIARMEESQGVYIPQDALSPEVVAERWAEISDMTDSVQVAAAFDQTRRFVEKAVAEKSAV, from the coding sequence ATGTCGTTGGATTTCTCAGGCAAGGTCGCAATCATCACCGGCGCCGGCGGTGGCCTCGGCCGTGCCCACGCGCTGGCACTCGCATCACGCGGCGCACGCGTCGTCGTCAATGACATGGGAGGCTCCGTCAACGGCAGCGGCAGCGGCGGCGCCGACACCGCAGCAGCCAAGGTCGTCGCGGAAATCATCGAACAGGGCGGCGAAGCGATTGCCGATCACTGCGACATCACCAACGCCGACGCCGTTGCCGCAATGGTCGCCGCCGCAATCGAGAAGTGGGGCCGCGTCGACATTCTGATCAACAACGCCGGAATCCTGCGCGACAAGTCCTTCATCAAGGCCGAACTCGACGACTTCCGCAAGGTCATCGACGTTCACCTCATGGGTTCCGTCATCTGCTCCAAGGCAGTCTGGCCGCACATGGTCGAGCAGAACTACGGCCGCATCCTCATGACGACGTCCGCCTCGGGCATCTACGGCAACTTCGGTCAGGCCAACTACGGCGCCGCCAAGTCCGGCGTCGTCGGCCTGATGAACGTGCTTTCCATCGAAGGCGAGCGCAAGGGCATTCGCGTCAACTCCCTCGCACCGACGGCTGCGACCCGCATGACCGAGGATCTTCTCGACGAGGCGACTCTCGCTCTCCTCGCCCCCGAGTCGATTTCACCCGGCGCACTGTTCATGGTCTCCGACGACGCCCCCACCAAAACGATCCTCAGCGCCGGCGCGGGTGTGTTTGCGATCGCCCGTATGGAGGAGTCGCAGGGCGTCTATATCCCCCAGGATGCGCTCTCCCCCGAGGTCGTTGCCGAGCGCTGGGCCGAGATCAGTGACATGACCGATTCCGTCCAGGTGGCTGCAGCCTTCGATCAGACTCGTCGTTTCGTCGAAAAGGCAGTGGCCGAGAAATCTGCCGTCTGA
- a CDS encoding PadR family transcriptional regulator — MAKDETPTDVPSLRPTSWAVLGLLSFGSELSGYDLKKWADWSLRFFYWAPSYSQIYSELKSLEAHGFATSRVVSTNDVKSKRLYKITPAGTDAAALWANESPVEPAVLKHGVMLRMWLGHLADPDKLQSALTEHRDQSEKMRIRAIADAEGASEEPGWAYPELVLRWSEMYYESERDRANWMLENMSRLALDKSSAGRARRKKPTPLTPNELRKHDN; from the coding sequence ATGGCCAAGGACGAAACGCCCACAGATGTGCCCTCTCTGAGACCCACGAGTTGGGCTGTTCTCGGTCTGTTGTCCTTCGGATCCGAACTTTCGGGATACGACCTCAAGAAGTGGGCAGACTGGAGCCTGCGTTTCTTCTACTGGGCTCCGTCGTACAGTCAGATCTACAGCGAACTCAAAAGCCTCGAAGCGCACGGCTTTGCAACATCGCGCGTCGTGAGTACCAACGACGTCAAAAGTAAGCGACTCTACAAAATCACACCCGCTGGAACCGACGCTGCGGCTCTGTGGGCGAACGAATCCCCAGTCGAACCCGCTGTACTCAAACACGGTGTCATGCTTCGAATGTGGCTCGGCCATCTCGCAGACCCCGACAAGTTGCAATCCGCTCTCACCGAGCATCGAGACCAATCGGAGAAGATGCGAATACGCGCCATCGCCGATGCCGAAGGCGCTTCCGAAGAGCCCGGCTGGGCCTATCCAGAACTCGTATTGCGCTGGTCGGAAATGTATTACGAATCCGAACGAGATCGCGCAAACTGGATGTTGGAGAACATGTCCCGACTCGCCCTGGATAAATCCTCAGCGGGGCGTGCACGACGAAAGAAGCCGACACCACTGACACCGAACGAGCTTCGCAAGCACGACAACTGA
- a CDS encoding TetR/AcrR family transcriptional regulator, whose product MSADVPDMRSVIIRAAADAFAADGYASTTIDDLADRIGATKGLVYYHFRSKFDIYLAVFEHGMNRLRAEIDEEVSAGGTGLERLQAMSRAHLINLMTHLGHHHAIHQGVRGQMSSALKPRQRQALVELNALRLDYENLFEEVMAEGVADGSVRVASPRMAAKVLLSSLNGVDLWYRHREGQALAETEALADEIVELLIGGLRA is encoded by the coding sequence ATGAGTGCTGACGTGCCGGATATGCGCTCCGTGATCATCAGGGCAGCGGCCGACGCTTTTGCTGCCGACGGCTACGCCTCGACCACGATCGACGATCTGGCAGACCGCATCGGCGCTACCAAAGGTCTTGTCTATTACCACTTTCGGTCGAAGTTCGACATCTACCTCGCAGTCTTCGAGCACGGTATGAACCGGCTCCGGGCCGAGATCGACGAGGAAGTGAGTGCGGGAGGAACCGGACTCGAGCGGCTTCAAGCGATGTCGCGGGCGCATCTGATCAATCTGATGACGCACCTCGGCCACCATCACGCAATCCATCAAGGCGTTCGCGGGCAGATGAGTTCGGCGCTCAAACCGCGGCAGCGGCAGGCGCTGGTGGAGTTGAACGCTCTCCGACTCGACTACGAGAACCTCTTCGAAGAGGTGATGGCTGAAGGCGTCGCAGACGGTTCAGTTCGGGTGGCGTCGCCGCGAATGGCCGCAAAAGTCCTGCTCAGCAGTCTCAATGGCGTCGACCTCTGGTATCGGCATCGCGAAGGTCAGGCGCTCGCAGAAACCGAGGCGCTGGCCGACGAGATCGTGGAACTGTTGATCGGAGGCCTACGCGCCTGA
- a CDS encoding FAS1-like dehydratase domain-containing protein, producing MTENLILIADSESLIPDEVAARIGDVVSEATGAVVARDWQRWAVSVGETNALYFDGAYARAHGYRGIVCPPLYLQYAILGVTPIPELRVDGSSGAASGNLVFPLCPKRMAGGENTTFFGPGYDGDVVTSVRVVDSVEEKRGRSGRFVLVTWRTTYTNQNDEVLAEATTSMIARP from the coding sequence ATGACTGAGAATTTGATCTTGATTGCGGATTCGGAATCCCTGATTCCCGACGAAGTCGCAGCGCGAATCGGGGATGTTGTCTCCGAGGCCACCGGTGCCGTCGTCGCACGGGATTGGCAACGGTGGGCTGTGTCCGTCGGTGAGACCAACGCGTTGTACTTTGACGGTGCCTACGCTCGAGCCCACGGGTATCGCGGTATCGTCTGTCCTCCACTGTATTTGCAGTACGCGATCCTCGGGGTGACTCCGATTCCGGAGCTCCGAGTGGATGGATCTTCCGGCGCGGCCTCCGGAAATCTGGTTTTCCCGTTGTGCCCCAAACGTATGGCAGGCGGAGAGAACACCACATTCTTCGGGCCAGGCTACGACGGCGATGTGGTCACCAGTGTGCGTGTAGTGGATTCGGTGGAGGAGAAGCGTGGACGCTCCGGCCGGTTCGTACTGGTGACCTGGAGAACCACGTACACAAATCAGAACGACGAGGTGCTGGCCGAGGCCACCACCTCGATGATCGCGCGTCCGTAG
- a CDS encoding thiolase family protein, with protein sequence MSGLRGEAAIVGFCELPAQRKQTRPEQFTIEQWAMLSKMAIDDAGLEASQINGLVTHGIAESEMFAPATLSEYLGIPLNFGERVDLGGATAAGMVWRAAAAVELGICDAVLVIVPGSFMTPKSRIQPAVDPGYLGASSGKFGSPQAEFEIPYGNLGQNAPYAQIAQRYAAEFGYDERATAKIAVDQRTNACATPGAVFHGKPITIEDVLASPMIADPIRMLEVVMRVQGGAGVVVANADIARRGRNRPVWIKGFGEHVSFKTPTYAEDMVRTPIAKAANTAFDMAGISRSAVDMASIYDCYTITVVMSLEDAGFCEKGKGMEWVSSRDLTFRGDFPLNTAGGQLSFGQAGMAGGMHHVCDGVRQLMGRSGDAQVDDCNTAFITGNGGIMSEQVALILQGD encoded by the coding sequence ATGTCCGGTCTGCGCGGTGAAGCTGCAATAGTCGGATTCTGTGAATTGCCGGCGCAACGTAAGCAGACTCGACCGGAACAGTTCACCATCGAGCAGTGGGCGATGCTCTCCAAAATGGCGATCGACGATGCTGGGCTCGAGGCATCGCAGATCAACGGTCTTGTCACGCACGGGATTGCGGAATCCGAGATGTTTGCTCCCGCCACGCTCTCCGAGTATCTCGGAATTCCACTGAATTTCGGTGAACGTGTCGACCTCGGTGGTGCTACGGCCGCCGGAATGGTGTGGCGCGCTGCAGCTGCCGTCGAATTGGGTATCTGCGACGCGGTGTTGGTGATCGTTCCGGGCTCGTTCATGACCCCGAAATCTCGAATTCAGCCGGCTGTGGATCCGGGGTATCTCGGCGCCTCGAGCGGCAAGTTCGGTTCTCCTCAGGCAGAATTCGAGATTCCGTACGGCAATCTCGGTCAGAACGCGCCCTACGCGCAGATTGCTCAGCGGTATGCCGCGGAATTCGGGTACGACGAGCGAGCTACCGCAAAGATCGCGGTGGACCAGCGGACCAATGCCTGCGCTACCCCCGGCGCTGTGTTCCACGGAAAGCCGATCACCATCGAAGACGTGTTGGCGAGTCCGATGATTGCAGACCCCATTCGGATGCTCGAAGTGGTCATGCGGGTCCAGGGCGGGGCAGGTGTCGTCGTCGCCAACGCGGATATCGCACGTCGTGGTCGCAATCGGCCGGTGTGGATCAAGGGATTCGGTGAGCACGTGTCATTCAAGACGCCGACTTATGCAGAAGACATGGTGCGGACGCCCATTGCGAAGGCGGCAAACACGGCGTTCGACATGGCCGGTATCTCGCGTTCGGCAGTGGATATGGCGTCGATCTACGACTGCTACACGATCACGGTAGTGATGAGCCTCGAGGACGCAGGCTTCTGCGAGAAGGGGAAGGGTATGGAGTGGGTGTCCTCGCGGGACCTGACCTTCCGTGGTGACTTCCCCCTGAATACGGCCGGCGGCCAATTGTCCTTCGGGCAAGCAGGAATGGCCGGTGGAATGCACCATGTGTGCGACGGTGTCCGGCAGTTGATGGGCAGGTCCGGTGACGCGCAGGTCGACGACTGCAATACGGCTTTCATCACCGGCAACGGCGGCATCATGAGTGAACAAGTTGCGTTGATCCTCCAAGGAGATTAG
- a CDS encoding class I adenylate-forming enzyme family protein, producing the protein MQRDFPAQTLDELCLVLAERYRDRVALLDGRREITYGELADHALRVASVLANSGVQPGDRVVLAGRNSMDWVCIALGIICAGATAVPIGHGVSGLEYSRILNVTVPVLVIDDSRIVDVMRSAKITRPRADRRVAERDDVALILSTSGSTGASKQVPMTHGQLTRLYAAVADRLELTSADRVIGAVPFAHSFGFNGVLLTAMAVGASVRVVEQYNRSDLADVIVRDRVSVVMGPPTILFDLVNSGREDIGTVCRMAVSGGSEVPLDRMRAACRELGITRMFVGYGLTEACGTVAIGSIIEGGPGSLAMLTPIDGLDIRIVDDYGYPLPPDVDGHVLCSGYNVMSGYLEAGEVSESTIDNTVDSDGWLRTGDIGWTDDDGNLYVVSRAKDMVIVSGFNVYPQEVETVLLQHPLILEAVVIGVADERQGQRLVACVIPIPSRRVDSDDLIDFCRERLNAYKVPRVYVELEMLPRTHTGKQSREELRKQISERL; encoded by the coding sequence ATGCAGCGTGATTTTCCCGCGCAGACGCTCGACGAGCTCTGCTTGGTCTTGGCGGAGCGGTACCGAGACCGGGTGGCGCTGCTCGACGGCCGTCGGGAAATCACTTACGGCGAACTTGCGGACCACGCCTTGCGAGTCGCGTCCGTTCTCGCGAATTCGGGTGTACAACCGGGAGACCGTGTGGTTCTCGCTGGTCGGAACTCCATGGATTGGGTCTGCATCGCCCTGGGGATCATCTGCGCCGGCGCAACAGCCGTTCCCATCGGGCACGGTGTCAGCGGCCTGGAGTATTCACGAATTCTGAATGTCACAGTTCCGGTGTTGGTCATCGACGACTCCCGAATTGTGGACGTCATGCGCTCTGCGAAAATCACACGGCCTCGAGCCGACCGGAGGGTTGCCGAGCGCGACGATGTCGCTCTGATTCTGTCCACGTCTGGTTCGACGGGTGCGTCCAAACAGGTTCCCATGACTCACGGACAGTTGACACGGTTGTACGCCGCAGTGGCAGACAGGCTCGAGTTGACGAGTGCTGATCGCGTGATCGGCGCGGTCCCGTTTGCCCATTCGTTCGGATTCAACGGAGTGCTGCTGACTGCAATGGCTGTAGGAGCATCAGTCCGGGTGGTCGAGCAGTACAACCGATCAGACCTTGCCGATGTCATAGTCCGCGACCGAGTCAGCGTGGTGATGGGTCCGCCGACCATTCTGTTCGATCTCGTGAACAGTGGCAGGGAGGACATCGGAACGGTATGCCGGATGGCAGTGAGCGGCGGTTCCGAGGTTCCGCTCGATCGCATGCGAGCAGCCTGCCGCGAGCTCGGTATCACACGCATGTTCGTCGGCTACGGACTTACCGAAGCCTGCGGAACCGTCGCGATCGGCAGCATCATCGAGGGTGGGCCGGGTTCGCTCGCAATGCTGACTCCCATTGACGGCCTTGATATCCGGATCGTCGACGACTACGGCTACCCACTCCCGCCGGATGTCGACGGTCACGTTCTCTGCTCCGGCTACAACGTCATGTCCGGCTACCTCGAAGCGGGCGAAGTCTCGGAATCGACGATCGACAACACTGTGGACAGCGACGGATGGTTAAGGACCGGTGACATCGGATGGACGGATGACGACGGAAATCTCTATGTCGTTTCGCGTGCCAAAGACATGGTGATCGTCAGCGGATTCAACGTGTACCCACAAGAAGTCGAGACGGTCTTGTTGCAGCATCCCCTGATCCTCGAAGCTGTGGTGATCGGAGTGGCAGACGAACGCCAGGGCCAACGACTTGTCGCGTGCGTGATTCCGATTCCCAGCCGCCGCGTCGATTCCGATGATCTGATCGATTTTTGCCGTGAACGATTGAATGCGTACAAGGTGCCGCGTGTCTACGTCGAATTGGAAATGCTGCCGAGAACGCACACCGGGAAACAGTCTCGAGAGGAACTTCGGAAGCAGATTTCGGAACGGCTCTGA
- a CDS encoding CaiB/BaiF CoA transferase family protein: MNYPLEGIRVVDLTVVWSGPGATALLGDLGAEVIRLEGNNRISRQVSAKTTKESIAQTGYHGGTYPDKDPGERPYDRTALFNWHSRNKLSACMNLDTEEGRAAAIELIKVSDVLVENNSNGTLEKLGLGHERLLEINPRLIVARMPPLGMTGPMSDYLGYGPNFNSLVGIAAMDGYEGEEPDSAGENYHMDEAAPAGLAFAVMAALWDREHTGVGGLVEFAQAENVMAEIGEFVLDAQVNDRVPEILGNADPHVLQDVFLSADEDVWVAISVRDDRDWVALAGVVGGDGFAESGSDAPARLSNSVGIRDRISRWTRELGADSIVRDLQELGIPSGVVMNECAVLVDPHLREREWFQERSHPSVGTYRYPGHPWRAEGFDLAFGRVLPGFGEDNEYVYKKVLGYSDEKYAELEDSGLVTDHQIA, from the coding sequence CCCACTCGAAGGTATCCGCGTCGTGGATTTGACCGTCGTTTGGTCGGGTCCGGGGGCTACCGCATTGTTGGGTGACCTGGGCGCGGAAGTGATTCGCCTGGAAGGAAACAACCGGATCAGCAGGCAGGTCTCGGCGAAGACCACGAAGGAGTCGATCGCGCAGACCGGCTACCACGGTGGCACCTATCCGGATAAGGATCCCGGCGAGCGGCCTTACGACCGTACTGCGCTGTTCAACTGGCATTCCCGGAACAAGCTGTCGGCGTGCATGAACCTCGACACCGAGGAAGGCCGCGCTGCGGCGATCGAGCTGATCAAAGTCAGTGACGTTCTGGTGGAGAATAATTCGAATGGCACGTTGGAGAAGTTGGGGCTGGGACACGAGCGTCTGCTCGAGATCAATCCGCGGTTGATCGTCGCTCGAATGCCTCCGCTCGGTATGACCGGTCCGATGAGTGACTACCTCGGTTACGGGCCCAACTTCAACTCGCTGGTCGGAATAGCGGCGATGGACGGTTACGAGGGTGAGGAGCCGGATTCCGCCGGAGAGAACTACCACATGGACGAAGCGGCGCCGGCGGGGCTGGCCTTCGCCGTGATGGCCGCGCTCTGGGACCGGGAGCACACGGGTGTCGGTGGTCTGGTCGAGTTCGCGCAAGCCGAGAATGTCATGGCGGAGATCGGTGAGTTCGTACTCGACGCCCAGGTCAACGACAGAGTTCCGGAGATACTCGGAAACGCGGATCCCCATGTGCTGCAGGATGTTTTCCTCAGCGCGGACGAAGATGTCTGGGTTGCGATCTCTGTACGAGACGATCGGGACTGGGTGGCGTTGGCAGGAGTGGTCGGTGGCGACGGTTTCGCGGAGTCCGGTTCGGATGCGCCTGCCCGACTATCGAATTCAGTGGGTATCCGGGATCGCATTTCTCGATGGACTCGCGAATTGGGAGCGGACAGTATCGTTCGTGATCTGCAGGAATTGGGAATCCCTTCCGGCGTGGTCATGAACGAGTGCGCCGTACTGGTGGATCCCCACCTCCGTGAACGTGAGTGGTTCCAGGAACGATCACATCCTTCGGTGGGAACCTATCGATATCCGGGACATCCCTGGCGGGCTGAGGGATTCGATCTGGCTTTCGGTCGAGTGCTTCCGGGATTCGGTGAGGACAACGAGTACGTCTACAAGAAGGTTCTCGGATATTCCGACGAGAAGTATGCCGAACTCGAGGATTCCGGACTAGTGACCGACCATCAAATAGCTTGA